The following proteins are encoded in a genomic region of Coffea eugenioides isolate CCC68of chromosome 6, Ceug_1.0, whole genome shotgun sequence:
- the LOC113773499 gene encoding protein NRT1/ PTR FAMILY 1.1-like — protein MELCSDSMTTVQQVSKRKGGLITMPFIIANEAFERVASVGLHINMILYLTGEYHFDNATGASILFWWAAISNFMPTFGAFLSDSYLGRFRVIALGSVVSLLGQAALWLTALLPEARPPHCAHYPDNCAKPNAGQLALLFSAFALMSIGAGGIRPCSLAFGADQFDNPENPKNQRILQSFFNWYYASVAISVIIAIIVIVYIQNKLGWVLGFGVPVALMLVSIVTFFLGSKLYVVVKANKSLMTGFAQVLVVAWKNKHLALPPKISDGGYHHEKGSNLVSPTEKLRFFNKACIARNLDGGLEADGSIWDPWKACTVEQVENLKALIKVLPIWSTSIMIAVTISQNSFPLLQAGTMDRRIIGNFKIPPAWLYVFAVLTMGIWVAIYDRILVPWLAKYTKHKRGLSFELRIGTGLFLSCLATGMAAAVERTRRNRAISLGLAENPLSVVNMSVFWLAPQYCMTGLAEAFNAIGQIEFYYAHFPKSMASIGVALFALGLAVGNLVASLIVLIVDHASKTDGKPSWVSNNLNEGHYDYYYWVLCLLSLVNFFYFIFLYFFVDCYGEEKFRDNNEGECMEEKEEASAKSVSSVF, from the exons ATGGAGCTTTGTTCAGATTCCATGACGACCGTCCAACAGGTCTCAAAGCGGAAAGGAGGCCTTATTACCATGCCGTTTATCATAG CAAATGAGGCATTTGAGAGAGTTGCAAGTGTTGGCCTTCACATAAACATGATCTTATACCTGACAGGCGAGTATCACTTCGATAATGCCACAGGTGCAAGCATTTTGTTTTGGTGGGCAGCCATTTCAAATTTCATGCCTACCTTTGGAGCTTTTCTTTCTGATTCTTACTTGGGTAGATTTCGCGTGATTGCGCTCGGATCAGTTGTTAGCCTCCTT GGACAAGCTGCTTTGTGGTTAACAGCCTTACTTCCAGAAGCAAGGCCTCCTCATTGCGCGCACTATCCAGACAATTGTGCCAAACCAAACGCAGGCCAGCTTGCTCTCCTCTTTTCAGCTTTTGCACTGATGTCCATTGGAGCTGGAGGCATTAGGCCATGCTCTTTAGCCTTTGGGGCTGATCAATTTGATAACCCTGAGAACCCAAAAAATCAGAGAATCTTACAGAGCTTTTTCAACTGGTATTATGCTTCTGTGGCAATATCGGTCATCATTGCAATCATAGTCATAgtgtatattcaaaataaacttGGGTGGGTTTTGGGATTTGGAGTTCCCGTGGCCCTCATGTTGGTTTCAATTGTTACGTTTTTCTTGGGTTCTAAACTATATGTCGTGGTCAAAGCAAACAAGAGCTTGATGACTggttttgctcaagtattagtCGTGGCCTGGAAAAACAAACACCTAGCTTTGCCACCAAAAATTTCAGATGGAGGGTATCATCATGAGAAGGGGTCTAATCTCGTTTCTCCCACTGAAAAACTAAG GTTCTTCAATAAAGCTTGCATTGCGAGAAACCTCGATGGAGGGTTGGAGGCTGACGGATCAATTTGGGATCCCTGGAAAGCCTGTACGGTTGAACAAGTAGAAAACTTGAAAGCACTTATCAAAGTACTACCAATCTGGTCTACTAGCATCATGATTGCCGTAACTATTAGCCAGAATTCTTTCCCTTTGCTCCAAGCAGGCACCATGGATAGGCGCATAATTGGAAACTTCAAAATTCCACCAGCCTGGCTCTATGTCTTTGCAGTCCTAACAATGGGAATATGGGTGGCTATCTATGATCGAATACTCGTTCCTTGGCTAGCCAAGTACACGAAGCACAAACGTGGCCTTAGCTTCGAGCTGAGGATCGGAACTGGCCTATTTCTTTCTTGTCTGGCCACAGGAATGGCAGCGGCAGTAGAAAGAACCAGAAGAAACAGAGCAATCAGCTTAGGATTAGCAGAAAATCCACTATCAGTAGTGAACATGTCTGTTTTTTGGTTAGCACCACAGTATTGCATGACTGGATTAGCCGAGGCGTTCAATGCTATTGGGCAGATAGAGTTCTATTATGCTCATTTCCCAAAGAGTATGGCTAGCATTGGAGTGGCCCTTTTTGCATTGGGACTGGCTGTTGGGAACTTGGTAGCAAGTCTGATTGTGCTGATAGTGGATCATGCTTCTAAAACTGATGGAAAACCTAGTTGGGTTTCGAATAACCTTAACGAAGGTCACTACGATTACTATTATTGGGTACTTTGCCTTCTGAGTTTAGTCAATTTCTTCTACTTTATCTTCTTGTACTTCTTCGTCGACTGTTACGGGGAAGAAAAGTTCAGAGATAACAATGAGGGAGAATGcatggaggaaaaagaagaagcgAGTGCCAAGTCAGTCAGCAGTGTCTTCTAG